Proteins from a single region of Synechococcus sp. WH 8109:
- a CDS encoding O-acetylhomoserine aminocarboxypropyltransferase/cysteine synthase family protein: MSHRFETLQLHAGQSPDSATNARAVPIYQTSSYVFNDAEHGANLFGLKEFGNIYTRLMNPTTDVFEKRVAALEGGVAALATASGQSAQFLAITNCMQAGDNFVSTSYLYGGTYNQFKVQFPRLGIDVRFAEGDDVASFAAQVDVNTKALYVEAMGNPRFNIPDFEGLAALAKEKGIPLIVDNTLGACGALLRPIDHGADVVVESATKWIGGHGTSLGGVIVDAGTFNWGNGKFPLMSQPSAAYHGLVHWDAFGFGSDVCKMLGLPDDRNIAFALRARVEGLRDWGPAVSPFNSFLLLQGLETLSLRVERHTENAMALATWLQDHPAIAHVSYPGLASDPYNDAAKKYLTGRGMGCMLMFSLNGGYDDAVRFIDSLKLASHLANVGDAKTLVIHPASTTHQQLSEAEQASAGVTPTMVRVSVGLEHIDDIKADFEQALAVLS; the protein is encoded by the coding sequence ATGTCTCACCGCTTCGAGACCCTGCAGCTGCACGCCGGGCAGTCCCCGGATAGTGCAACCAACGCGCGGGCGGTTCCCATCTATCAGACCAGCTCCTACGTCTTCAATGACGCCGAACACGGAGCCAACCTCTTCGGTCTGAAGGAGTTCGGGAACATCTACACCCGCCTGATGAACCCCACCACTGACGTGTTTGAAAAACGCGTCGCAGCCCTTGAAGGCGGGGTGGCCGCACTGGCGACAGCCTCAGGCCAGTCGGCTCAGTTCCTGGCGATCACCAACTGCATGCAGGCGGGAGACAACTTCGTTTCAACGTCTTATCTGTACGGCGGCACCTACAACCAGTTCAAGGTGCAGTTCCCGCGCTTGGGGATCGACGTGCGCTTTGCCGAAGGCGACGACGTCGCGAGCTTTGCAGCACAAGTCGACGTCAACACCAAGGCGCTCTACGTGGAAGCGATGGGAAATCCCCGCTTCAACATTCCCGACTTTGAGGGTCTTGCAGCGCTCGCCAAAGAGAAAGGGATCCCCTTGATCGTCGACAACACCCTGGGAGCCTGTGGAGCTTTGCTGCGACCAATTGACCACGGCGCCGATGTGGTCGTTGAAAGTGCGACTAAGTGGATCGGGGGCCACGGCACCAGCCTGGGGGGAGTGATCGTGGACGCCGGCACCTTCAACTGGGGCAATGGCAAGTTCCCGTTGATGAGCCAGCCCAGCGCGGCGTATCACGGCTTGGTGCACTGGGATGCTTTTGGCTTCGGCAGTGACGTCTGCAAAATGCTGGGCCTGCCGGATGATCGCAACATCGCCTTCGCCCTGCGGGCCCGGGTGGAGGGCCTGCGGGATTGGGGGCCGGCAGTCAGTCCGTTCAACAGCTTCCTGCTGCTGCAGGGCCTGGAAACCTTGAGCCTGCGCGTTGAGCGCCACACCGAAAACGCCATGGCCCTGGCCACCTGGCTGCAGGACCATCCCGCCATCGCCCATGTGAGCTATCCAGGTTTGGCCAGTGATCCTTACAACGATGCCGCGAAGAAATACCTGACAGGCCGTGGCATGGGATGCATGCTGATGTTCTCCCTCAACGGTGGCTACGACGATGCGGTTCGCTTCATCGACAGCCTCAAGCTGGCCAGCCACCTTGCCAACGTGGGCGATGCCAAAACGCTGGTGATCCACCCCGCGTCCACGACCCACCAACAACTCAGTGAGGCGGAACAAGCCTCGGCTGGCGTGACCCCCACGATGGTGCGGGTCTCCGTCGGACTCGAGCACATCGACGACATCAAGGCCGACTTCGAACAGGCCCTCGCCGTTCTCAGCTGA
- a CDS encoding lytic transglycosylase domain-containing protein, which translates to MRSRNVLVVSAITASLLTGLWLRPKQPQAAAEAVVSKQAVSKPVVTEPMVRAPVLLPAQASQPRTKDGRQYPLVPAEPAELATLLAAIEQALRDPATAAEAMPDLGHQQQVIYRVLSTDQPRSQQVIKALPPRWRSVAERHLAARREFVRMSRGRGPTMLPAWRIIQPEPAANLLSYYRKAEAATGIEWEVLAAVNLVETGMGRIDGISVANAQGPMQFLPTTWAEPGIGTGNIRDPHDAIQAAARYLVRRGGLQDIRRGLWGYNNSDYYGSAVLLYASLMKEDPAAYTGLYHWEIHFNAAAGDLWLPVGYNQAQRITVEQHLQANPASRSPNG; encoded by the coding sequence ATGCGCAGCCGCAATGTGCTTGTTGTCTCGGCCATCACAGCAAGCCTGCTGACAGGGCTGTGGCTGAGACCAAAACAGCCGCAGGCCGCAGCCGAAGCGGTTGTTTCCAAGCAAGCTGTTTCCAAGCCAGTGGTGACTGAGCCAATGGTGAGGGCGCCTGTGCTGCTTCCTGCCCAGGCCAGCCAACCGAGAACCAAAGACGGCCGGCAGTATCCCCTTGTGCCAGCTGAGCCAGCCGAGCTGGCAACACTGCTGGCGGCCATTGAACAGGCACTGAGGGATCCCGCCACAGCGGCCGAGGCCATGCCCGATCTCGGCCATCAACAACAGGTGATCTACCGGGTCTTGTCGACGGACCAACCCAGATCTCAGCAGGTCATCAAGGCTCTACCTCCGCGCTGGCGCAGCGTGGCGGAACGCCACCTGGCAGCACGGCGTGAATTCGTTCGCATGAGCCGCGGCCGCGGACCGACGATGCTCCCCGCCTGGCGGATCATTCAGCCCGAACCAGCGGCGAATCTGCTCAGCTATTACCGCAAGGCCGAGGCAGCGACAGGGATCGAATGGGAGGTTCTGGCGGCCGTGAACCTCGTGGAAACCGGAATGGGACGCATCGATGGCATCTCCGTGGCCAATGCCCAGGGCCCGATGCAGTTCCTGCCCACCACCTGGGCCGAACCCGGAATAGGCACCGGGAACATCCGCGATCCCCACGACGCCATCCAGGCAGCAGCGCGTTACCTAGTAAGGCGGGGCGGACTGCAGGACATACGCCGCGGCCTCTGGGGCTACAACAACAGCGATTACTACGGCAGCGCCGTGCTGCTCTATGCCTCACTGATGAAGGAGGACCCCGCGGCCTACACCGGCTTATATCACTGGGAGATCCACTTCAATGCAGCGGCCGGTGATCTTTGGCTGCCGGTGGGCTACAACCAAGCGCAGCGCATCACGGTTGAGCAGCATCTGCAGGCCAATCCCGCCAGCAGATCACCAAACGGGTGA
- a CDS encoding DOMON-like domain-containing protein, producing the protein MARSAVMLRQACRLIPFERSIPAGVQISAEVVWRREGWLELSYGVLARAAKGIGVLKLPAGLNDGAQQGQRKDELWTTTCFEAFIAAPGEQHYWEVNLAANGDWALYRFDGYRSGQTQQELSTPPTVRLLRGLHQLRLDARIALEPWWTPDVCPDLALAAVIDRGKEGLSHWALCHGSKADFHDRSTFLAA; encoded by the coding sequence ATGGCGCGTTCAGCCGTGATGCTGCGTCAGGCCTGCCGCCTGATTCCCTTTGAACGGTCCATTCCAGCGGGGGTCCAGATCAGCGCTGAAGTGGTGTGGAGGCGCGAGGGTTGGCTGGAACTCAGCTACGGGGTTCTAGCCCGCGCGGCCAAGGGCATTGGCGTCCTGAAGCTGCCGGCGGGGCTGAACGATGGGGCCCAACAGGGGCAGCGCAAAGATGAGCTCTGGACCACAACCTGCTTCGAGGCATTCATCGCTGCCCCCGGAGAGCAGCATTATTGGGAAGTGAATCTGGCTGCCAATGGCGATTGGGCGCTCTATCGCTTCGATGGCTACCGCAGTGGACAAACGCAACAGGAGCTGAGCACACCCCCAACGGTGCGGCTGCTACGCGGGTTGCACCAACTGCGGCTCGACGCCCGGATTGCATTGGAGCCCTGGTGGACACCAGACGTCTGCCCAGACCTAGCACTGGCGGCCGTGATTGACCGTGGAAAGGAGGGGCTGAGCCATTGGGCCCTCTGCCACGGCTCTAAGGCCGACTTTCACGACCGCAGCACCTTTCTTGCCGCCTGA
- a CDS encoding phosphotransferase enzyme family protein has product MRPFMNEALEAIADRFHPREGIKAIRSLGSGNVNETFLVTHDGQDGAFVMQRLNTNVFDRPDLVMQNLQALGDHMERRLASPPPQLKGRRWEVPRVVPCRREASPWIEQNGEFWRSITYIGAATTSDVIRDSAHAQEVGYGLGMFHHLISDLPINQLADTLESFHVTPAYLQHFDAVAKATDRLGPAERDACEFIEARRQGVDVLEAALSRGELHHRPIHGDPKINNVMIDEASGQAIGLIDLDTVKPGLVHYDIGDCVRSCCNPAGEETLCLDDVSFDMELCEAILTGYLSVAGGFLSDWDLHYLPHCIRLIPLELGLRFLTDHLEGDVYFRCDRPGHNLQRALVQFRLTAAVEQQFNALEQLVAQLKQQPSPSL; this is encoded by the coding sequence ATGCGACCGTTCATGAACGAGGCCCTGGAAGCCATCGCCGATCGCTTCCATCCTCGCGAGGGGATCAAAGCCATCCGTTCCCTTGGTTCGGGCAACGTCAACGAAACATTCCTCGTGACCCACGATGGACAGGACGGCGCCTTCGTCATGCAACGCCTGAACACAAACGTGTTCGATCGGCCTGACCTGGTGATGCAGAACCTGCAGGCCCTGGGCGACCACATGGAACGCCGTCTCGCCTCTCCACCCCCACAACTTAAGGGGAGGCGCTGGGAAGTGCCCAGGGTGGTTCCCTGTCGGCGAGAGGCCTCCCCATGGATCGAACAGAACGGAGAGTTCTGGCGCTCTATCACCTACATCGGCGCAGCGACCACCAGCGATGTCATCCGGGACAGTGCCCACGCCCAGGAAGTGGGGTACGGGCTGGGAATGTTCCATCACCTGATCAGCGATCTGCCCATCAATCAACTGGCGGACACACTCGAGAGTTTCCATGTCACGCCGGCCTACCTCCAACACTTCGATGCGGTCGCCAAAGCCACAGACCGCCTGGGGCCTGCCGAACGTGACGCCTGCGAGTTCATCGAGGCACGTCGTCAGGGCGTCGATGTACTGGAAGCAGCGCTCAGCCGCGGTGAACTCCATCACCGCCCCATCCATGGAGACCCCAAGATCAACAACGTGATGATCGATGAGGCCAGCGGCCAGGCGATCGGTCTGATCGATCTGGACACCGTCAAACCAGGGCTCGTTCACTACGACATCGGCGACTGTGTGCGCTCCTGCTGCAATCCAGCCGGTGAGGAAACCCTCTGCCTCGACGATGTGAGCTTCGATATGGAGCTCTGTGAGGCGATCCTTACTGGCTACCTCTCCGTTGCTGGTGGGTTCCTGAGTGACTGGGACCTGCACTATCTGCCCCACTGCATCCGCCTGATCCCCCTGGAGCTTGGCCTGCGCTTTCTCACGGATCACTTGGAGGGCGATGTTTATTTCCGCTGCGATCGACCTGGGCACAACCTGCAACGGGCCCTGGTGCAGTTCCGACTCACCGCAGCGGTGGAGCAGCAGTTCAACGCCCTGGAGCAACTGGTTGCGCAGCTGAAGCAGCAGCCAAGTCCAAGCCTCTGA
- a CDS encoding glutathione S-transferase family protein, which produces MTLYLYGGPKTRVSMPKWYLAEKEIPYEYVNIDLASRHNLAASYLEINPFGKLPAIKDDSNGLVLFESGAILQYLSENYANEVHDASARASISQWILFANSTLAIALFVPSNKEREFPRLMATLNDIYTKKQFLVGDCWTAADCAVSAYLGYLPIFYPNEDLSAYPEIQALNERTRSNPNYRTIMEL; this is translated from the coding sequence ATGACGCTTTATCTCTACGGCGGCCCCAAGACCCGCGTTTCAATGCCGAAATGGTACTTGGCAGAAAAAGAAATTCCCTACGAATACGTCAACATTGACCTGGCATCTCGCCATAATCTCGCTGCGAGCTATCTGGAGATAAATCCTTTCGGAAAACTGCCTGCCATCAAAGATGATAGCAATGGTTTGGTGCTGTTTGAGTCGGGCGCCATTCTTCAGTATTTGTCTGAGAATTACGCCAACGAAGTTCATGACGCCTCAGCACGCGCCTCGATCAGCCAGTGGATTCTTTTCGCCAACTCCACACTGGCAATCGCTTTGTTCGTTCCCTCCAATAAGGAGCGGGAGTTCCCCAGGCTGATGGCAACTCTGAATGACATCTACACCAAGAAACAATTTCTGGTGGGGGATTGCTGGACCGCAGCAGACTGTGCAGTCAGTGCATACCTTGGCTATCTCCCCATTTTCTATCCCAACGAAGACCTCTCCGCTTATCCCGAAATCCAAGCTCTCAATGAGCGAACACGCTCCAACCCGAATTACAGAACAATCATGGAACTTTGA
- a CDS encoding Rieske 2Fe-2S domain-containing protein: MHPTWTEQWWPISYVQDLDPNQPSRFTLLERDLVIWWDRAASSWRVFPDVCPHRLVPLSEGRINEEGLLECPYHGWSFDGGGQCQRVPQALDNTQPNNRRSRCASLPTATGQGLLFVWMGAPDAADPSQLPLVPALEDNPDSWTVQDTFRDLPMDAVTLLENVLDVSHVPFTHHRTVGKRKNAAPVEASITGEDASGFTAYWEEGPRRGKLGAQSTTFNAPQLMWHDLTAKGFGRILTVVYAVPIRRGECRLFARFPFQFQSAVPRLLIGLRPRWLQHIGNHKVLEDDQVFLHWQERVLERAGGSSAVERSFFMPTTADVYVAALHRWLNANGGEPFAGQPLPPRQTTTALMDRHNSHTIHCRSCSSVLRRIRAARPWAWALIWGSAVLIGIQQGSGWSSTGLVTAALSALALRQLNRWEQGLTIGSGEAPRNR; this comes from the coding sequence ATGCACCCCACCTGGACAGAACAGTGGTGGCCGATCAGCTATGTGCAGGACCTCGACCCCAATCAGCCGAGCCGCTTCACACTGCTGGAGAGGGATCTAGTGATCTGGTGGGATCGCGCCGCATCGAGCTGGCGGGTCTTCCCGGACGTCTGCCCCCATCGTTTGGTGCCCCTCAGCGAAGGGCGGATCAACGAGGAAGGGCTGCTGGAATGCCCTTATCACGGCTGGAGTTTCGACGGCGGCGGCCAGTGCCAGCGTGTGCCGCAGGCTCTCGACAACACACAGCCCAACAACCGTCGATCCCGCTGCGCCAGCCTTCCCACAGCCACGGGGCAGGGGCTGCTGTTCGTCTGGATGGGGGCCCCGGATGCCGCAGACCCCAGTCAGCTCCCCCTTGTGCCAGCCCTGGAGGACAACCCCGACAGCTGGACGGTGCAAGACACCTTCCGGGACCTGCCGATGGATGCAGTGACCCTGCTGGAGAACGTGCTGGATGTGAGCCACGTTCCCTTCACCCACCACAGGACCGTCGGCAAACGGAAGAATGCCGCGCCGGTGGAAGCTTCAATTACTGGGGAAGACGCCAGCGGCTTCACGGCCTACTGGGAGGAGGGGCCGCGTCGGGGCAAACTCGGCGCCCAATCCACCACCTTTAATGCCCCGCAGCTGATGTGGCATGACCTCACCGCCAAGGGCTTCGGGCGAATTCTCACTGTGGTCTACGCCGTTCCGATTCGCCGCGGTGAGTGCCGCCTCTTCGCCCGCTTCCCCTTTCAGTTTCAATCCGCCGTCCCCCGGCTGCTGATCGGATTAAGGCCCCGCTGGTTGCAACACATCGGCAATCACAAGGTGCTGGAAGACGATCAGGTGTTCCTGCACTGGCAGGAGCGGGTACTGGAGCGAGCAGGCGGCAGCTCCGCCGTGGAACGCAGTTTTTTCATGCCCACAACGGCAGACGTCTACGTCGCGGCTCTGCATCGCTGGTTGAACGCCAACGGCGGCGAGCCCTTCGCAGGACAACCCTTACCTCCACGGCAAACCACCACGGCGCTGATGGATCGACACAACAGCCACACCATCCATTGCCGCAGCTGCTCGTCGGTGCTGAGGAGAATTCGTGCGGCACGCCCCTGGGCCTGGGCCCTAATCTGGGGGTCAGCCGTGCTTATAGGAATCCAGCAGGGCAGCGGCTGGAGCAGCACCGGCTTGGTCACCGCCGCACTGTCGGCACTAGCACTGCGGCAACTCAACCGCTGGGAGCAGGGGCTGACCATTGGCAGCGGCGAGGCCCCCCGCAACCGCTGA
- the stpA gene encoding glucosylglycerol 3-phosphatase, translating to MSRLTPDQLLQELTCAEDLLIVQDLDGVCMQLVKDPLTRRIDPSYVDAVAALDGEFAVLTNGEHEGRRGVNRLVEQALGDSDLPRCEGRYLPGLAAGGVQLQDRFGDLSHPGVSPAEMAFLAAAPIRMEALLMERLPGLLPQVGVDYLAEVAKAAVLDTQVSPTINLNGIFELVPADVTTQQALQTMLSELMHQLLAEAADQGLEESFFLHVAPNLGRDAQGQERIKPAAAGDVGTTDIQFMLTGSIKEAGLLVLLNHHIQRRWGESPLGETFNVRTAPHDPEALLALVQQRIPAQRMPLLVGVGDTVTSTASADGTGWLRGGSDRGFLNLLQDLGAWCGQSNRVVLVDSSHGEVDRPSHADGNLQGITNPQDPLRIDALMPDGPEQYIAWFRKLSERRRVG from the coding sequence ATGTCCCGTTTGACGCCCGATCAGTTGCTGCAAGAGCTCACCTGTGCTGAAGATCTACTGATCGTGCAGGACCTGGACGGCGTCTGCATGCAACTGGTCAAGGATCCACTGACGCGGCGCATAGACCCGTCCTATGTGGATGCGGTCGCCGCTCTGGATGGTGAATTCGCTGTCTTGACCAATGGTGAGCACGAAGGGCGGCGCGGGGTGAACCGCCTCGTGGAGCAGGCCCTGGGGGATTCCGATCTCCCCAGATGTGAGGGTCGTTATCTGCCAGGCCTGGCGGCTGGAGGGGTGCAGCTGCAGGATCGCTTTGGCGACCTGAGCCATCCCGGGGTCTCGCCGGCGGAAATGGCTTTCCTCGCTGCAGCCCCCATCCGAATGGAAGCTCTTCTGATGGAGCGATTGCCGGGCCTGCTGCCGCAGGTGGGTGTGGATTATCTGGCCGAGGTGGCCAAAGCCGCGGTATTGGACACCCAGGTTTCACCCACCATCAATCTCAACGGGATTTTTGAACTTGTCCCTGCTGATGTCACCACCCAGCAGGCCCTGCAGACGATGCTCTCGGAGCTGATGCATCAGTTGCTTGCTGAGGCTGCCGACCAGGGCCTGGAGGAATCGTTCTTCCTGCATGTGGCTCCCAACCTGGGCCGTGATGCGCAAGGTCAGGAACGGATCAAGCCCGCTGCTGCAGGTGATGTGGGCACCACCGACATTCAATTCATGCTCACCGGGTCCATCAAGGAGGCCGGCCTTCTGGTACTGCTTAATCATCACATCCAGCGCCGTTGGGGTGAATCTCCCTTGGGTGAGACGTTCAATGTGCGAACGGCTCCCCACGATCCCGAAGCGCTGTTGGCGTTGGTGCAGCAGCGCATTCCCGCGCAGCGGATGCCGTTGCTGGTGGGTGTGGGAGACACGGTCACATCCACTGCATCGGCTGATGGCACGGGCTGGTTGCGGGGTGGGAGTGATCGCGGTTTCCTCAACCTGCTGCAGGACCTCGGTGCCTGGTGCGGTCAATCCAATCGCGTTGTCCTAGTCGACAGCAGCCATGGAGAAGTGGATCGCCCCAGCCATGCCGATGGCAACTTGCAGGGCATCACCAATCCGCAGGATCCCCTGCGGATTGACGCGCTCATGCCCGATGGCCCGGAGCAGTACATCGCCTGGTTCCGAAAGCTCTCCGAACGTCGCCGGGTGGGTTGA
- the arsS gene encoding arsenosugar biosynthesis radical SAM (seleno)protein ArsS (Some members of this family are selenoproteins.), with the protein MEPVAVVETVFPPLKRGQLTTLQVNLGYICNQSCAHCHVNAGPTRTEMMSTDLLALVPQILERHSIPCLDLTGGAPELHPGFRALVRQARSRGTTVIDRCNLTILSEPGQDDLAEFLAEQGVCITASLPCYSAENVDQQRGDGVFERSISGLRQLNALGYGTGDPNRQLDLVYNPLGPVLPPPQQALEADYKDVLGGLGIRFDRLLTLANMPIQRFAKQLERSGDLQRYQALLEDSHNPDNLGAVMCRQLISVDWQGHLYDCDFNQQLGLPCPGEVRHLRDLIHLEAVPLDQSIHTAPHCFGCTAGAGSSCGGALQG; encoded by the coding sequence ATGGAGCCGGTGGCTGTTGTTGAGACCGTTTTCCCGCCCCTGAAGCGCGGACAACTCACAACATTGCAGGTCAATCTCGGTTACATCTGCAACCAGAGCTGTGCCCACTGCCATGTCAATGCAGGGCCCACGCGCACCGAGATGATGAGTACGGATCTGCTGGCGTTGGTTCCGCAGATCCTTGAACGGCATTCCATTCCCTGCCTCGATCTCACGGGGGGAGCACCGGAGTTGCACCCGGGTTTTCGCGCTTTGGTGCGCCAGGCACGCTCACGCGGCACCACAGTGATTGACCGCTGCAATCTCACGATCCTCAGTGAACCCGGCCAGGACGATCTGGCTGAATTCCTGGCGGAGCAGGGCGTTTGCATCACCGCCTCCTTGCCCTGCTACAGCGCCGAGAACGTTGACCAACAGAGGGGCGATGGCGTGTTTGAGCGCAGCATCAGCGGACTTCGCCAGCTCAATGCCCTTGGATACGGAACGGGCGATCCAAACCGGCAGCTGGATCTCGTTTACAACCCGCTGGGTCCGGTTCTGCCTCCTCCCCAGCAAGCCTTGGAGGCGGATTACAAGGACGTGTTGGGCGGGTTGGGGATTCGCTTTGATCGTCTGCTCACGTTGGCGAACATGCCCATCCAACGTTTCGCCAAGCAACTGGAACGCAGTGGCGACTTGCAGCGCTATCAGGCCCTTCTTGAGGATTCGCACAATCCGGACAATCTGGGGGCTGTGATGTGCCGACAGCTGATCAGTGTGGATTGGCAGGGCCATCTCTACGACTGTGATTTCAATCAGCAGCTCGGCCTGCCCTGCCCAGGTGAGGTGCGTCACCTTCGTGATCTGATCCACCTTGAGGCCGTTCCGCTTGATCAGTCCATCCACACGGCCCCGCATTGTTTTGGCTGCACGGCTGGCGCCGGCTCAAGTTGTGGCGGGGCGCTTCAGGGCTGA
- a CDS encoding DUF3721 domain-containing protein translates to MQRICFAIAALMLTVTTAMAGSHGKPKQAMFKTQAEAEAAAPIFGCTGAHQMGEMWMVCDKHGDADHQGAH, encoded by the coding sequence TTGCAACGCATCTGTTTTGCTATCGCCGCGTTGATGCTCACGGTTACAACGGCCATGGCCGGATCCCACGGCAAGCCCAAGCAAGCGATGTTCAAAACGCAGGCTGAAGCTGAGGCGGCGGCCCCAATTTTTGGCTGCACTGGGGCTCACCAGATGGGCGAGATGTGGATGGTCTGCGATAAGCACGGTGATGCGGATCACCAGGGAGCCCACTGA
- a CDS encoding Fur family transcriptional regulator — translation MTSSSAPAATDITLQQGLHQDGRRLTPQRKRVLELFERCGSGCHLSAEEVHQQLAALEMKVSLATVYRTLRLLADMGLLQELELSEGGRRFELAVDDHRQHHHVVCIRCGRTEEFESEPVLAAGAAAAAHVGFQLIESSLNVRAICPKCQG, via the coding sequence GTGACATCGTCCTCCGCGCCTGCCGCAACGGACATCACCCTTCAGCAGGGGCTGCATCAGGACGGGCGCCGTCTGACCCCGCAGCGCAAACGGGTTCTTGAGCTGTTCGAGCGCTGTGGGTCCGGCTGCCACCTCAGTGCCGAGGAGGTGCACCAGCAGCTGGCGGCACTTGAGATGAAAGTGTCCTTAGCAACGGTGTATCGCACCCTGCGCCTGCTGGCCGATATGGGTCTGCTCCAAGAACTGGAGCTCAGTGAAGGGGGTCGACGCTTCGAGCTTGCCGTTGACGATCACCGCCAACATCACCATGTGGTGTGCATCCGCTGCGGCCGCACCGAGGAATTCGAAAGTGAACCCGTGCTTGCAGCAGGAGCTGCCGCCGCCGCCCATGTTGGTTTTCAGTTGATTGAATCGAGCCTGAACGTGCGTGCGATCTGCCCCAAATGTCAGGGATAG
- a CDS encoding DUF3764 family protein, which translates to METHVLTFTITKSFAEWVATYDASLPLQKIAGITSLYRGVSKDDPSKVCAVMQASPGVMEQFIADNTDVIAASGHVIESTVSQVFVAS; encoded by the coding sequence ATGGAAACCCACGTCCTCACCTTCACCATCACCAAGTCATTTGCCGAATGGGTCGCTACCTATGACGCATCCCTGCCGCTTCAGAAAATTGCTGGCATCACCTCGCTCTACCGGGGTGTCAGCAAGGACGACCCCAGCAAGGTCTGCGCGGTGATGCAAGCTTCTCCCGGGGTGATGGAGCAATTCATCGCCGACAACACCGACGTGATCGCGGCTTCGGGGCACGTGATTGAGAGCACCGTGAGTCAGGTGTTCGTCGCCAGCTGA
- a CDS encoding TIGR02450 family Trp-rich protein has protein sequence MAWRPARAWTSQRPVAGYRHFELITQGGRGPLRWVELAAVLAPSHRERVLWSELKDPTRWSSGWQSIPERDEDSSTQ, from the coding sequence ATGGCTTGGCGTCCTGCCCGGGCCTGGACCAGCCAGCGCCCGGTGGCCGGTTACCGCCATTTCGAGCTGATCACGCAAGGCGGGCGTGGTCCGCTGCGATGGGTTGAGTTGGCGGCTGTGCTGGCTCCGTCGCATCGCGAGCGGGTGCTCTGGAGTGAGCTCAAGGATCCAACCCGCTGGAGCAGCGGATGGCAGTCCATTCCGGAGAGAGATGAGGATTCTTCAACTCAGTGA
- a CDS encoding metallophosphoesterase, protein MRILQLSDPHLVAADQGMVRGRPALAHFERALQLGGALNPDLVLVTGDLCQDESWGGYARLRRALSQHVRCSVALLPGNHDHPMLLDAVLGRRWTTAPADLFVQGVRVLLLSSHRVGSAAGALGSLQLHWLAQRLQCSERRDLPLVVALHHPPIAIGDAGMDAIRLLDEAGLEELLRPHRALRAVLFGHIHQHWQGAWATRPDVLLLGCPSTLCSFKAVQLCPLGCADDPGGRLLDLRPDGAVHHRVLRWSSV, encoded by the coding sequence ATGAGGATTCTTCAACTCAGTGATCCACACCTGGTGGCCGCTGATCAGGGGATGGTGCGCGGCCGGCCTGCCCTAGCTCACTTCGAGCGAGCTCTCCAGCTTGGTGGGGCCTTGAACCCCGATCTGGTGCTGGTGACGGGGGACCTTTGCCAGGACGAAAGCTGGGGTGGCTATGCCCGGCTGCGGCGAGCCCTGAGCCAACACGTGCGCTGCTCGGTGGCTCTGCTGCCCGGCAACCATGATCACCCGATGCTGCTCGATGCGGTGCTGGGGAGACGCTGGACGACGGCTCCAGCTGATTTGTTCGTGCAAGGCGTGAGAGTGCTGCTGCTGAGCAGCCATCGGGTGGGTTCAGCTGCCGGTGCCCTTGGCTCGCTTCAGCTCCACTGGCTGGCGCAGCGCCTGCAGTGCTCGGAGCGCCGTGATCTGCCCCTGGTGGTCGCCCTTCACCATCCACCGATCGCCATAGGTGATGCCGGCATGGATGCGATCAGGCTCCTTGATGAGGCAGGTCTGGAGGAGCTGTTGCGTCCCCATCGGGCCCTGCGGGCGGTGCTGTTTGGACACATCCATCAGCATTGGCAGGGGGCCTGGGCCACGCGGCCTGACGTGCTGCTTCTCGGATGCCCATCCACGCTCTGCAGTTTCAAAGCGGTGCAGCTCTGCCCCCTGGGTTGCGCCGATGATCCGGGAGGCAGGCTGCTCGATCTGAGGCCTGATGGAGCCGTTCATCACCGCGTGCTGCGCTGGAGCAGCGTCTGA